A portion of the Elephas maximus indicus isolate mEleMax1 chromosome 13, mEleMax1 primary haplotype, whole genome shotgun sequence genome contains these proteins:
- the LYSMD4 gene encoding lysM and putative peptidoglycan-binding domain-containing protein 4 isoform X1 — protein sequence MRQKEVLTKTFQGPAVVCRTPSSHVYVFKDGSGDSGDSSEEESGRVVLRPRGKERHENCAHRPHQPGAADVVLLQRELAQEDSLNKLALQYGCKVADIKKVNNFIREQDLYGLKSIKIPVKNHGILTETHKELKPLPNPSSETRVTFTELPDPDRAAADAGGQSSQLTNFFKGIDQNIERAVQSEIFLRESYCIETPGQPLLPATQKMPTNGADCGIQWWNAVFIMLLIGIVLPVFYLVYFKIQATGETPGSLNTTAVPNGSIAMTAIPGKAPKLAVPVPAIPSSDGHFGQTTQTGN from the exons ATGAGGCAGAAGGAAGTATTAACCAAGACCTTCCAAGGCCCGGCGGTTGTGTGTAGGACTCCCAGCAGCCACGTTTACGTGTTTAAGGATGGCAGCGGAGACTCAGGGGACTCCTCTGAGGAAGAGTCAGGCCGGGTGGTACTGCGGCCCCGGGGCAAGGAGCGCCACGAGAACTGCGCCCACCGCCCTCACCAGCCAGGAGCCGCCGACGTGGTGCTGCTGCAGCGGGAGCTGGCCCAGGAGGACAGCCTCAACAAGCTGGCACTGCAGTACGGCTGCAAA GTGGCAGATATTAAGAAAGTCAACAACTTCATCCGTGAACAAGACTTATATGgtttaaaatctattaagattcCAGTGAAAAACCACGGGATCCTAACAGAGACGCACAAAGAGCTAAAACCCCTCCCGAACCCATCCTCAGAGACCAGAGTGACCTTCACGGAGCTGCCCGACCCAGACAGAGCAGCTGCAGATGCTGGGGGCCAGTCCAGCCAGCTGACAAATTTCTTTAAGGGGATTGACCAGAACATTGAGCGTGCGGTGCAGTCAGAAATCTTTCTACGTGAAAGTTATTGCATCGAGACCCCCGGTCAGCCGCTGCTTCCTGCTACTCAGAAGATGCCAACAAATGGTGCAGACTGTGGAATCCAGTGGTGGAATGCTGTTTTTATCATGCTCCTGATTGGGATTGTTTTGCCAGTGTTTTATTTGGTCTATTTTAAAATACAGGCTACTGGCGAGACACCTGGTAGCTTGAACACAACAGCTGTCCCCAATGGCTCGATAGCAATGACTGCGATTCCAGGGAAAGCCCCCAAATTAGCGGTGCCAGTGCCAGCCATCCCCTCTTCAGACGGCCATTTTGGTCAGACCACCCAGACAGGGAACTAA
- the LYSMD4 gene encoding lysM and putative peptidoglycan-binding domain-containing protein 4 isoform X2: protein MAAETQGTPLRKSQAGWYCGPGARSATRTAPTALTSQEPPTWCCCSGSWPRRTASTSWHCSTAANTSYLRPSGVGDARQNLLIMFLAFRVINNGKVADIKKVNNFIREQDLYGLKSIKIPVKNHGILTETHKELKPLPNPSSETRVTFTELPDPDRAAADAGGQSSQLTNFFKGIDQNIERAVQSEIFLRESYCIETPGQPLLPATQKMPTNGADCGIQWWNAVFIMLLIGIVLPVFYLVYFKIQATGETPGSLNTTAVPNGSIAMTAIPGKAPKLAVPVPAIPSSDGHFGQTTQTGN, encoded by the exons ATGGCAGCGGAGACTCAGGGGACTCCTCTGAGGAAGAGTCAGGCCGGGTGGTACTGCGGCCCCGGGGCAAGGAGCGCCACGAGAACTGCGCCCACCGCCCTCACCAGCCAGGAGCCGCCGACGTGGTGCTGCTGCAGCGGGAGCTGGCCCAGGAGGACAGCCTCAACAAGCTGGCACTGCAGTACGGCTGCAAA CACATCTTATTTAAGACCTAGTGGGGTTGGAGATGCCAGGCAAAATTTA ttaattatgtttttagcATTCAGAGTGATTAACAATGGCAAA GTGGCAGATATTAAGAAAGTCAACAACTTCATCCGTGAACAAGACTTATATGgtttaaaatctattaagattcCAGTGAAAAACCACGGGATCCTAACAGAGACGCACAAAGAGCTAAAACCCCTCCCGAACCCATCCTCAGAGACCAGAGTGACCTTCACGGAGCTGCCCGACCCAGACAGAGCAGCTGCAGATGCTGGGGGCCAGTCCAGCCAGCTGACAAATTTCTTTAAGGGGATTGACCAGAACATTGAGCGTGCGGTGCAGTCAGAAATCTTTCTACGTGAAAGTTATTGCATCGAGACCCCCGGTCAGCCGCTGCTTCCTGCTACTCAGAAGATGCCAACAAATGGTGCAGACTGTGGAATCCAGTGGTGGAATGCTGTTTTTATCATGCTCCTGATTGGGATTGTTTTGCCAGTGTTTTATTTGGTCTATTTTAAAATACAGGCTACTGGCGAGACACCTGGTAGCTTGAACACAACAGCTGTCCCCAATGGCTCGATAGCAATGACTGCGATTCCAGGGAAAGCCCCCAAATTAGCGGTGCCAGTGCCAGCCATCCCCTCTTCAGACGGCCATTTTGGTCAGACCACCCAGACAGGGAACTAA